Proteins from a genomic interval of Rhizobium etli CFN 42:
- a CDS encoding L,D-transpeptidase yields the protein MRLLVFLAAALFLTVAHAQAQVYAPYDGYDEYDGYSYDDPYSPYPPPPNYEPEPGYPEPFPERREPSTRVGRGTIVIATREHTLIYTTSEGEQFAYPIAVGREGKQWYGTTRVVSKRLHPEWRPTASMRQKNPRLPAVVKPGPANPLGTRAIYLADGLLRIHGTNDPSSIGTNASSGCFRMYREDVEELYDMVQPGTRVIVQR from the coding sequence ATGAGATTGCTGGTTTTCCTTGCTGCGGCCCTATTTCTGACAGTGGCGCATGCCCAAGCCCAAGTTTACGCGCCGTATGATGGATACGATGAATACGACGGTTATAGCTATGATGACCCTTACAGCCCCTATCCCCCTCCTCCTAACTACGAGCCAGAGCCTGGCTACCCGGAACCCTTTCCGGAACGTCGGGAGCCATCGACGCGCGTTGGAAGAGGAACCATCGTCATCGCCACGCGTGAGCACACCCTTATCTACACGACATCAGAGGGTGAGCAGTTTGCCTACCCCATCGCCGTCGGCCGCGAAGGCAAACAATGGTACGGGACGACGCGTGTCGTGTCGAAACGACTGCATCCCGAATGGCGGCCAACAGCCAGCATGCGCCAGAAAAACCCAAGGCTCCCGGCAGTGGTCAAGCCCGGGCCCGCAAACCCGCTCGGAACCCGCGCGATCTACCTTGCCGACGGACTTCTCCGCATCCACGGTACCAACGATCCCTCCTCCATCGGCACCAATGCATCAAGCGGATGCTTCCGCATGTACCGCGAGGATGTCGAGGAGCTTTACGACATGGTCCAACCGGGGACCCGCGTGATCGTCCAGCGGTGA
- a CDS encoding sunset domain-containing protein, whose amino-acid sequence MPTHRSFSPKHRTGKQARPRFGMEVFYLAIIAGGVAGYLGAEVWPEFAPFAGLAAGCNIKGNISIGSGERIYHMPGQEFYLETRISPQYGERWFCSEAEARAAGWRRAGR is encoded by the coding sequence ATGCCGACCCATCGCTCATTCTCGCCGAAGCATAGAACCGGGAAACAGGCTCGCCCGCGGTTCGGGATGGAGGTGTTCTATCTGGCGATCATCGCCGGTGGCGTGGCCGGATACCTCGGCGCCGAGGTTTGGCCAGAATTTGCTCCATTTGCAGGCCTTGCCGCTGGCTGCAATATCAAAGGCAATATCAGCATCGGCAGCGGCGAGCGCATCTATCACATGCCGGGGCAGGAGTTTTATCTCGAGACCCGGATTTCCCCGCAGTATGGGGAGAGATGGTTTTGCTCGGAAGCGGAGGCCCGTGCGGCCGGTTGGCGTCGCGCCGGAAGATAG